A window from Littorina saxatilis isolate snail1 linkage group LG9, US_GU_Lsax_2.0, whole genome shotgun sequence encodes these proteins:
- the LOC138976946 gene encoding E3 ubiquitin-protein ligase TRIM45-like: MATAASTSSADSDTECSVCHELFKNPKLLPCAHVLCRHCLLSWLASNPEALCPLCRGAIADPKEKSKTKGWEEVVDDLPDDVAMTALVESTRVLSQDHVCGGCKTAAVSICLNCNDMMCKSCGCQHTNFSATRHHKVEDLSSMTAEELAASQPDHCSVHTSKPCELFCPTHGAAICHLCASAKHRACPDLTELAEAADKSSEELSQMVTSLLTEEQQLEEAVAALERHLEATEKVVQEAVAEIDRTCDQLENSVKECRRRLKEMTLDAKAKVKDTVLAVKVTLFDHRGRLTSHRRVADRTTRGATNKVMCDVTRALGTRVRDILVTCGQLSVDWKSVSTVTLTIDAAAVARIEKELSALGQVKVKPVSIVTRQQLDWRFHTNHGENIVLSNDGLTAQRVGNGNNGIVVADQPMVPEVLYEVQLDKVDKHFIVQLPCGVVLTDPDHLCLPDTAYGGWGSEAIVISHAVYNRGHKIYSD; this comes from the exons ATGGCAACGGCAGCTAGTACAAGCTCAGCGGACAGTGACACAGAATGCTCCGTGTGTCACGAGCTGTTCAAGAACCCCAAACTGCTGCCCTGTGCTCACGTCCTGTGTCGCCACTGCCTTCTCTCCTGGCTCGCCTCCAACCCCGAGGCCCTCTGTCCGCTCTGCAGGGGCGCCATCGCAGACCCCAAAGAgaaaagcaagacgaagggGTGGGAGGAGGTGGTGGACGACTTACCGGATGATGTCGCCATGACAGCTCTGGTGGAGAGTACACGTGTACTGAGCCAGGATCACGTGTGTGGAGGATGCAAGACAGCGgcggtgtccatctgtctcaaCTGCAACGATATGATGTGCAAGTCCTGCGGTTGCCAACACACGAACTTTTCTGCGACACGTCATCATAAGGTGGAAGACCTGTCCAGCATGACAGCGGAAGAGCTAGCCGCCAGTCAGCCTGACCACTGCAGCGTGCACACCAGCAAGCCCTGCGAGCTCTTCTGTCCCACCCACGGGGCCGCCATTTGCCACCTGTGTGCCAGCGCCAAGCACCGCGCATGCCCAGACCTGACGGAACTGGCGGAAGCTGCAGACAAGTCAAGTGAGGAGCTGAGTCAGATGGTGACGTCACTGCTGACGGAAGAGCAGCAGTTAGAAGAAGCTGTGGCAGCGTTGGAGCGCCACCTGGAGGCCACGGAGAAAGTGGTGCAGGAAGCTGTTGCTGAGATCGACAGGACCTGCGACCAGTTAGAGAACTCCGTCAAGGAATGCAGGCGTCGTCTGAAGGAGATGACGCTCGATGCCAAGGCCAAGGTGAAGGACACAGTCTTAGCCGTCAAGGTCACCTTGTTTGATCATCGAGGCAGGCTGACGTCACACCGACGTGTTGCTGATCGCACCACCAGAGGGGCCACTAATAAAGTAATGTGCGACGTGACTCGTGCTTTGGGGACTCGTGTGAGGGACATACTGGTCACTTGTGGTCAACTCTCAGTGGACTGGAAGTCGGTTTCCACGGTTACGCTGACCATTGACGCTGCAGCAGTGGCCCGCATTGAGAAGGAACTGTCGGCACTGGGTCAGGTGAAGGTGAAGCCTGTCAGCATCGTTACACGTCAG CAACTGGATTGGCGTTTTCACACAAACCACGGGGAGAACATTGTACTGAGCAACGACGGTCTGACAGCACAGAGAGTGGGGAATGGGAACAATGGTATTGTTGTTGCTGACCAGCCCATGGTGCCCGAAGTTTTgtatgag GTACAACTAGACAAGGTGGACAAGCATTTCATTGTCCAACTGCCGTGTGGAGTGGTGCTGACTGATCCCGATCACCTCTGTCTGCCTGACACAGCTTACGGAGGATGGGGCAGTGAGGCTATTGTCATCAGTCATGCTGTGTACAACCGTGGTCACAAG ATTTATTCCGATTAA